The Candidatus Manganitrophus noduliformans genome includes a window with the following:
- a CDS encoding Spx/MgsR family RNA polymerase-binding regulatory protein: protein MLTFYHYAKCSTCIKAKKHLTAQGHLLKEIDLTTDPPSAKELADLVKKSGRPYTDFLNRSGVVYREMKMKEKVKQLSEGEIVRMLASNGRLIKRPIVTDGKRVTVGFDGGEFDAAWPLRVG from the coding sequence ATGTTGACCTTTTATCACTACGCCAAATGCAGCACCTGTATCAAGGCCAAAAAACATCTCACGGCGCAGGGACATCTCTTGAAGGAGATCGATCTCACCACCGATCCTCCGTCGGCGAAAGAGTTGGCCGACCTGGTCAAAAAGAGCGGGCGTCCGTACACCGATTTTCTCAACCGGAGCGGGGTAGTATACCGGGAAATGAAGATGAAGGAAAAGGTCAAGCAGCTCTCCGAGGGGGAGATCGTCCGGATGCTGGCGTCGAATGGAAGATTGATCAAGCGGCCGATCGTCACCGACGGAAAGCGGGTCACCGTCGGCTTCGACGGGGGGGAGTTCGATGCCGCCTGGCCCCTCCGCGTCGGTTAA
- a CDS encoding DUF5615 family PIN-like protein, translating into MKLLFDQNLSPRLVKALIDLYPDSVHVRDVGLHNVLDEVVWEYAARHGLSIVSKDADFHQRSFLFGSPPKVIWVRRGNCSTSDIEAILRAHHADLLWFEQDVKSAFLVLD; encoded by the coding sequence GTGAAGCTTCTCTTCGATCAGAACCTTTCCCCCCGATTGGTAAAGGCGCTTATCGATCTTTACCCTGATTCCGTTCACGTTCGGGATGTTGGTTTGCACAATGTCTTGGACGAAGTCGTCTGGGAGTATGCCGCCCGCCACGGCCTGTCCATCGTCTCGAAAGATGCCGATTTTCATCAGCGAAGTTTTCTCTTCGGCTCTCCTCCGAAAGTGATTTGGGTGCGGCGCGGGAACTGTTCGACATCGGACATCGAAGCGATTTTGCGGGCGCATCATGCGGATCTGCTTTGGTTCGAGCAAGACGTAAAGAGCGCTTTTCTGGTCTTAGATTAA
- the pyrE gene encoding orotate phosphoribosyltransferase, translated as MNDRERAALRQQLLKKLRDSFVYSAEPTFVLSSGRKSHFYIDCKKVTLDAEGATWVGLMILDRIADLEIDAIGGMTLGADPIATAVAVLSYESGAPISAFIIRKESKGYGTQGFIEGRVGRETKVVVVDDVLTSGRATERTIRILQEAGCDVVKVIALVDRKEGGREHLERLGFEVEALYTVEDLLKG; from the coding sequence ATGAATGATCGTGAACGGGCCGCCTTACGGCAGCAACTTCTTAAAAAACTTCGGGATTCTTTCGTCTACAGCGCCGAGCCGACGTTCGTCCTCTCCTCCGGAAGGAAGAGTCACTTCTATATCGATTGCAAGAAGGTGACGCTCGACGCCGAAGGGGCGACCTGGGTCGGGCTGATGATTCTCGACCGGATCGCCGATCTGGAGATCGACGCCATCGGCGGGATGACCCTCGGCGCCGATCCGATCGCCACCGCCGTCGCGGTCCTCAGCTACGAAAGCGGCGCCCCCATCTCGGCCTTCATCATCCGGAAAGAGTCGAAAGGGTACGGGACCCAGGGCTTCATCGAGGGAAGGGTCGGCCGGGAGACCAAGGTGGTCGTGGTCGACGACGTCCTCACCAGCGGGCGGGCGACCGAGCGGACGATCCGGATCCTTCAAGAGGCCGGCTGCGACGTGGTGAAGGTGATCGCGCTGGTCGATCGGAAAGAGGGGGGACGCGAGCATCTGGAGCGTCTCGGTTTTGAGGTGGAAGCGCTCTATACCGTGGAAGATCTCTTAAAGGGCTAA
- a CDS encoding EVE domain-containing protein — protein sequence MAPEKQYWLMKSEPNTYSIDDLKRDRTTYWSGVRNYQARNFMRDQMRVGDGVFFYHSNVEPVGIAGIAEVIKTGYPDHTAWDPKNKYYDPQSLSSQPVWFMVDLRFKKACREVITLKRLKEIPALKSMMVLRKGNRLSITPVTPEEWEIITRLPEWS from the coding sequence GTGGCCCCTGAAAAACAATATTGGTTGATGAAGTCGGAGCCGAACACCTACTCCATCGATGATTTGAAGCGCGATCGGACGACCTACTGGTCGGGGGTTCGGAATTATCAGGCGCGAAATTTCATGCGGGATCAGATGCGGGTCGGCGACGGCGTCTTCTTCTATCACAGCAATGTCGAACCGGTCGGCATCGCCGGAATCGCCGAAGTCATCAAGACCGGTTATCCCGATCATACCGCCTGGGATCCGAAAAACAAATATTACGACCCCCAAAGTCTGTCGAGTCAGCCGGTTTGGTTCATGGTCGATCTTCGATTTAAAAAAGCATGCCGGGAGGTGATTACCCTAAAAAGGTTGAAGGAAATCCCGGCGTTGAAATCGATGATGGTCCTTCGAAAAGGAAACCGGCTCTCCATTACACCGGTGACTCCCGAAGAGTGGGAGATCATCACGAGACTTCCCGAATGGTCTTAA
- a CDS encoding B12-binding domain-containing radical SAM protein — protein MISSKNALSNRNRRLLLLTPPFTQLNTPYPATAYLTGFLRSRGYPVFQADLGIETILALFSRPGLSRLFEEIRAVEDPHPAVVRSLLLKERYLDTVEPVIAFLQGNQPSLATQICKRRFLPEGPRFAALEEDQWAFGSLGITDRAKHLASLYLDDLADLIQGTVAPHFGLSRYAERIATSAASYDPIHQALNAPPGLIDQMLEEVLRPHLETHRPALVGITIPFPGNLYGALRAAAAVRKWNPRVKIALGGGYVNTELRDLAEPRLFDTVDYVALDAGERPLLSLLEFLDRRRTPERLCRTFLRIDGKVRFFNGAPEGDLPFEEIGTPTYDGLPLRRYISLVEMLNPMHRLWSDGRWNKLTVAHGCYWRKCSFCDIGLDYIRRYEPAPATLLADRIDALLKETGESGFHFVDEAAPPSRLADLALALLDRGRSISWWGNIRFEEAFTPDLCRLLAASGCIAVTGGMEVASDRLLALMEKGITVAQVARVAHAFTEAGILVHAYLMYGFPTETPQETVESLERVRQLFAAGVIQSAFWHRFTATRHSPVGLNPDAYGITIAGPAPGPFANNDLIHLDPAGCDPAPFGPGLAKAIYNYMHGVGLETGVRRWFDFPTPKPKVPADLIAQALASPPSTREDLERRLVWLGGTPLLRPLRTQKRAGQVSLIFPGWEEDGEIRLDPPVAGWCRDLLDQSRPRGRKGAPFIRLSEAGGRYPASAGQSFSKFLQSRPWRTLRAAGLLLI, from the coding sequence ATGATTTCCTCTAAAAATGCTCTCTCCAACCGAAACCGCCGACTTCTCCTCCTGACCCCCCCCTTTACCCAGCTCAACACCCCCTACCCGGCGACCGCTTATCTGACCGGGTTTCTCCGGTCGAGGGGGTATCCCGTCTTTCAGGCCGACCTCGGCATCGAGACGATCCTCGCCCTCTTTTCCCGGCCGGGGCTGAGCCGTCTCTTCGAGGAGATCCGAGCGGTGGAAGATCCTCACCCCGCGGTTGTCCGGAGCCTTCTTTTGAAAGAGCGTTATCTCGATACGGTCGAGCCGGTGATCGCGTTTCTCCAGGGAAATCAGCCCTCGCTGGCGACGCAGATTTGCAAGCGGCGGTTTCTTCCGGAGGGGCCCCGGTTCGCCGCGCTGGAGGAAGATCAATGGGCATTCGGAAGCCTCGGAATCACCGACCGGGCGAAGCATCTCGCAAGCCTCTACCTCGACGATTTGGCCGATCTGATCCAGGGAACGGTGGCGCCCCACTTCGGCCTCAGCCGGTATGCAGAGCGGATCGCCACCTCGGCCGCCTCGTACGACCCGATTCACCAAGCGCTCAACGCGCCGCCGGGGCTGATCGATCAGATGCTGGAAGAGGTCCTACGACCCCATCTGGAAACGCATCGGCCCGCGCTGGTCGGGATCACGATCCCCTTTCCCGGAAATCTCTACGGCGCGCTTCGGGCGGCGGCCGCCGTCCGGAAATGGAATCCGCGGGTGAAGATCGCCCTCGGCGGCGGCTACGTGAACACCGAGCTGCGCGATCTGGCCGAGCCGCGCCTCTTCGACACGGTCGATTATGTCGCGCTCGACGCCGGCGAGCGTCCCCTCCTCTCTCTCCTGGAGTTTTTAGATCGCCGCCGGACGCCGGAGCGGCTCTGCCGGACGTTTCTTCGGATCGACGGGAAGGTCCGTTTTTTCAACGGCGCCCCGGAGGGGGATCTCCCCTTTGAGGAGATCGGCACCCCGACCTATGACGGCCTCCCGCTTCGGCGGTATATTTCGCTCGTCGAGATGCTCAACCCGATGCACCGCCTCTGGTCGGACGGACGCTGGAACAAGCTGACGGTGGCGCACGGCTGCTACTGGCGGAAGTGCTCTTTCTGCGATATCGGCCTCGACTACATCCGCCGCTACGAGCCGGCCCCGGCGACGCTGTTGGCCGATCGAATCGATGCCCTTCTAAAAGAAACCGGCGAGAGCGGGTTTCATTTTGTCGATGAGGCGGCGCCGCCGTCGCGCTTGGCCGATCTGGCGCTGGCGCTGCTCGATCGGGGACGGTCGATCTCCTGGTGGGGAAACATCCGGTTCGAAGAGGCCTTCACCCCCGATCTCTGTCGGCTGCTCGCCGCCTCCGGCTGCATCGCCGTGACCGGCGGGATGGAGGTTGCCTCCGACCGCCTCCTCGCCTTGATGGAAAAGGGGATCACCGTCGCCCAGGTGGCCCGCGTCGCCCATGCCTTCACCGAGGCCGGCATTTTGGTCCATGCCTATCTGATGTACGGTTTTCCGACCGAGACCCCCCAGGAGACGGTCGAGAGCCTGGAACGGGTGCGGCAGCTTTTTGCGGCGGGGGTCATTCAGTCGGCCTTCTGGCATCGCTTTACCGCCACGCGCCACAGCCCGGTGGGACTGAATCCGGACGCGTACGGCATCACGATCGCCGGACCGGCGCCCGGACCGTTCGCCAACAACGATCTGATCCATCTCGATCCGGCCGGGTGCGACCCCGCCCCCTTCGGTCCGGGGCTGGCGAAGGCGATCTACAATTATATGCACGGCGTCGGATTGGAGACCGGTGTCCGGCGCTGGTTCGACTTTCCCACACCGAAGCCGAAGGTTCCCGCCGATCTGATCGCGCAGGCGCTCGCCTCCCCTCCGTCCACCCGAGAAGATCTGGAGCGGCGGCTGGTTTGGCTCGGGGGGACACCGCTCCTCCGGCCGCTCCGGACACAGAAAAGGGCCGGGCAGGTTTCCCTGATCTTTCCCGGATGGGAAGAAGACGGGGAGATTCGGCTTGATCCGCCGGTTGCCGGATGGTGCCGCGATCTCCTCGATCAATCCCGGCCCCGCGGAAGAAAGGGAGCCCCCTTCATCCGGCTTTCGGAGGCGGGGGGGCGGTATCCCGCTTCGGCAGGCCAATCCTTCTCAAAATTTCTGCAAAGCCGTCCCTGGCGGACCCTCCGCGCCGCCGGGCTCCTTCTCATCTAA
- a CDS encoding DUF2231 domain-containing protein, whose translation MQPARAKIMGHPIHPMLVVFPIGLYIISFVFDLVYLSIGDPFWFRMAYWTMLGGLIGNVAAAIPGFLDYLTLPPKTEARQIATYHMGIGVTLAILYFANLLLRDWGVIAANQQPWGVVILNLVGVLLIGLQGWLGGELVYKHGVGVEEKGRTGEERFRRVA comes from the coding sequence ATGCAGCCGGCTCGCGCAAAAATCATGGGCCATCCGATCCACCCGATGCTGGTCGTCTTTCCGATCGGCCTTTACATCATTTCGTTTGTCTTCGATCTGGTTTATTTGTCGATCGGCGATCCCTTTTGGTTTCGAATGGCCTACTGGACGATGCTGGGGGGATTGATCGGGAATGTCGCCGCCGCCATCCCCGGTTTTCTCGACTACCTCACCCTCCCTCCCAAGACCGAGGCCCGCCAGATCGCGACATACCATATGGGAATCGGGGTCACCCTGGCGATTCTTTATTTCGCCAACCTTCTCCTTCGCGATTGGGGAGTCATCGCGGCGAATCAGCAGCCCTGGGGGGTGGTGATCTTGAACCTGGTCGGCGTTCTCTTGATCGGCCTGCAGGGATGGCTGGGGGGAGAGCTGGTCTACAAACATGGCGTCGGCGTGGAAGAAAAAGGACGCACCGGCGAAGAGCGATTCCGAAGGGTGGCGTGA
- a CDS encoding hemerythrin domain-containing protein has translation MKATELLIEDHKTVKDLIQELKSAKDKGDLLVRLENEIQLHTQSEEQIFYPAMREYDNELVEHSIEEHQQVDQILTDLVGLTGKDKNFKKKLSELEKALDDHIEEEEGTLFPEAEENLGDQLDRLGEQIENLKKDLSAGGRMAA, from the coding sequence ATGAAAGCAACGGAACTGCTCATCGAAGATCACAAAACCGTGAAAGACTTAATTCAGGAATTGAAATCCGCTAAAGACAAGGGAGATCTTCTCGTCAGGCTCGAGAATGAGATCCAATTGCATACCCAATCGGAGGAGCAGATTTTTTATCCTGCGATGAGGGAGTATGATAACGAACTCGTGGAGCACTCTATCGAGGAACACCAGCAGGTCGATCAAATATTGACCGATCTGGTCGGCCTGACCGGGAAAGATAAAAATTTCAAGAAGAAACTCTCCGAGCTGGAGAAGGCCCTCGATGATCATATCGAAGAAGAGGAGGGAACGCTCTTTCCCGAGGCGGAGGAAAATCTCGGGGATCAGCTGGATCGACTCGGGGAGCAGATTGAGAATTTAAAGAAAGATCTCAGCGCCGGCGGAAGAATGGCCGCTTAA
- the pyrF gene encoding orotidine-5'-phosphate decarboxylase, with protein sequence MKESTLLPHQRIIFALDYPSFEEARPFIEALKDKVGLFKIGWTLLLSEGLNVLAKIEGIEGVSAKFFLDIKYSSRSVEDIPQQVGGMASVITSKTRGVEFITVHTYEGEALVGEAVKKFKTKGTKILGVTVLTSVNQENSKITPLQRVLELAQIAKTAGCDGVVCSGHEAGAVKEKLGRDFIVVTPGIRPVWAEIKKDDQKRIMTPGNAIRNGADYIVVGRPISAAKDPAEAASRAEKIAEEIAAARREMTAL encoded by the coding sequence TTGAAAGAGAGCACCCTCCTGCCCCACCAAAGAATTATTTTCGCGCTGGACTACCCCTCGTTCGAAGAAGCGCGCCCCTTCATAGAAGCCTTAAAAGATAAGGTCGGTTTATTTAAGATCGGGTGGACGCTGCTTTTAAGCGAGGGCCTGAATGTCTTGGCCAAAATAGAAGGGATCGAAGGGGTCTCCGCCAAGTTTTTTTTGGATATTAAATATTCGAGCCGGTCGGTCGAAGATATCCCGCAACAGGTCGGCGGCATGGCTTCCGTCATCACGTCTAAAACAAGAGGGGTTGAGTTTATCACCGTCCACACGTACGAAGGCGAGGCCCTTGTGGGAGAGGCCGTCAAAAAATTCAAGACAAAAGGAACGAAGATCCTCGGCGTGACGGTGTTGACGAGCGTCAACCAGGAAAATTCGAAGATCACACCGCTCCAAAGGGTATTGGAGTTGGCTCAAATCGCGAAAACGGCCGGTTGCGACGGGGTCGTTTGCTCCGGACATGAAGCCGGAGCGGTCAAAGAGAAACTGGGCCGGGATTTCATCGTTGTCACGCCGGGCATCCGCCCTGTATGGGCCGAGATCAAGAAAGACGATCAAAAAAGAATCATGACTCCGGGAAATGCGATTAGAAATGGAGCGGATTATATTGTGGTCGGCAGACCGATTTCCGCCGCAAAAGACCCCGCCGAAGCGGCGAGCAGGGCCGAGAAGATCGCCGAAGAGATCGCCGCCGCGCGAAGAGAAATGACCGCCCTTTAA
- a CDS encoding DUF433 domain-containing protein, whose product MDYQHIITIEPGKRGGKPCIRGLRITVSDVLDYLASGMSEDEILRDFPDLTREDIRASLAFAADRERRLVSIQTK is encoded by the coding sequence ATGGATTACCAACACATCATTACAATAGAGCCTGGCAAGCGCGGCGGAAAACCGTGCATCCGTGGATTGCGTATCACCGTCTCTGACGTGCTCGACTATCTTGCTTCCGGTATGTCGGAAGATGAGATTCTCAGAGACTTTCCCGATCTTACACGTGAGGATATTCGGGCCTCCCTTGCGTTTGCCGCAGACCGGGAGCGCAGGCTAGTCTCGATCCAGACAAAGTGA
- a CDS encoding response regulator, with product MALTDLEAKEITTLGPDPHKKTILAVDDDASVLQSLEIILQDKYQLIKKEKADDALRIVQERRDLDLIILDYRLGETDGVTLYRRIRQIDRVVPILFTSAYGTKELLTQLLDVRANGFIDKPWNLDQLEQKIARLLSSDPFERVHRNLKIDFDHLSLKMRRAVQYIDRHYSSPELSLEEIGQAVSLHPKYLSASFKKECGVGFHDYLTAIRIDRAIQLLKDPHRTIKEISCEVGFSEQGYFSKVFLSKMGKSPSDYRTQFQSK from the coding sequence ATGGCCCTGACAGACTTGGAAGCAAAAGAGATCACCACCCTCGGACCCGATCCGCACAAGAAAACCATCTTGGCGGTGGATGACGATGCATCGGTCCTGCAGTCGTTGGAGATCATCCTCCAAGACAAATATCAGCTGATCAAGAAAGAGAAAGCTGACGATGCCCTTCGCATTGTCCAGGAGAGAAGGGATCTCGATCTGATCATCCTCGATTATCGCCTGGGAGAGACCGACGGCGTGACCCTCTACCGAAGGATCCGTCAGATCGACCGGGTGGTCCCGATCCTCTTTACCAGCGCATACGGCACCAAAGAGCTGCTGACGCAGTTGTTGGATGTGCGCGCCAACGGCTTTATCGACAAGCCGTGGAATCTCGATCAACTGGAGCAAAAAATCGCCCGCCTCCTCAGCTCCGATCCCTTTGAGCGGGTGCACCGGAATCTGAAAATCGACTTCGATCACCTCTCGCTAAAAATGCGCCGTGCGGTGCAATATATCGATCGGCACTACAGCTCGCCGGAGCTTTCGCTGGAAGAGATCGGCCAGGCGGTGTCGCTTCATCCGAAATATCTTTCGGCCTCGTTTAAAAAAGAGTGCGGCGTCGGTTTTCACGATTATCTCACCGCCATCCGGATCGACCGCGCGATTCAGCTCCTCAAAGATCCGCATCGAACGATCAAAGAGATCAGCTGCGAGGTCGGCTTCTCGGAGCAAGGCTATTTCAGCAAAGTCTTCCTGAGCAAGATGGGGAAATCCCCCTCCGACTACCGCACGCAATTCCAATCCAAATAG
- a CDS encoding hemerythrin domain-containing protein, with translation MMKATELLQEDHEKMRNLLERLRSARDKEELLLKVEKEIRIHAQLEEALFYPAVRDVDGAWVDSALDAHQQVDELLEDLIDAVEEEEEFEQKLNELEEHLNAHIDDEEVRIFPQMEERLEEQLNELGSQIGQMRSDLEEEWREAA, from the coding sequence ATGATGAAGGCGACGGAACTGCTTCAAGAAGATCACGAGAAGATGCGAAACCTGCTTGAGAGGCTCCGATCGGCGCGGGACAAAGAAGAGCTTCTCCTGAAGGTGGAGAAGGAAATCAGGATTCACGCTCAGTTGGAGGAAGCGCTTTTCTACCCGGCCGTCAGGGATGTGGACGGCGCCTGGGTCGATTCGGCGCTGGACGCGCACCAGCAGGTCGATGAATTGCTGGAGGATTTGATCGATGCCGTCGAAGAAGAAGAGGAATTTGAGCAGAAGCTGAACGAATTGGAAGAGCACCTCAATGCGCATATCGACGACGAAGAGGTCAGAATATTTCCCCAGATGGAAGAGCGGTTGGAAGAGCAACTGAACGAACTCGGCTCCCAAATCGGCCAAATGCGGAGCGATCTCGAAGAGGAGTGGAGGGAGGCGGCCTGA
- a CDS encoding C40 family peptidase → MRWGLFTILFFFMLTGCAGMQGNDRPDLVISGKVPPRQRVVKTAHHFLGTPYRFGGATPAEGFDCSGYVAYVFSRSVGLSLPRVTGAQIKKGRPVPGGQLLPADLVFFRISRWQPLHVGIYIGGNKFIHAPSRGGEVRVERLDHPFWKPRYRTARRLLPPFPEKGQARPATFSFVDGVFSGP, encoded by the coding sequence ATGCGTTGGGGACTCTTCACAATTCTTTTTTTCTTCATGCTGACCGGTTGCGCCGGGATGCAGGGAAACGATCGGCCTGACCTGGTGATCAGCGGCAAAGTCCCTCCCCGCCAACGGGTGGTGAAGACCGCCCATCATTTTCTGGGAACACCGTATCGCTTCGGCGGCGCGACCCCGGCGGAGGGGTTTGATTGCAGCGGGTATGTCGCCTATGTCTTCTCCCGGTCGGTCGGCCTGAGCCTTCCGCGCGTCACCGGCGCGCAAATTAAAAAAGGCCGGCCGGTCCCCGGCGGCCAGCTCCTGCCGGCCGATCTGGTCTTCTTCAGAATCAGCAGGTGGCAGCCGCTTCATGTCGGGATTTATATAGGAGGGAACAAATTCATTCATGCTCCCAGCCGAGGCGGAGAGGTGAGGGTGGAGCGCCTCGATCATCCCTTCTGGAAGCCGCGTTATCGGACGGCGCGCCGCCTCCTTCCCCCCTTTCCTGAAAAGGGGCAGGCGCGCCCGGCGACCTTTTCCTTCGTCGATGGAGTATTCAGTGGCCCCTGA
- a CDS encoding S8 family serine peptidase — protein sequence MFSFRYGGKTGKRYSLTTSNEHLVVRTTNRAPVLAARPFEVAPVSPEARALLGNFDLAARFREAGVDVLRAKPTRRAKSLRDRARQVLKREPQVEFAGRVLVDPKSGRPVIYTENFFVKFDGDESATACRKIIKKHRLEIKRVLEYARNAYFVAAPEGTGLKIFDIAEALLKEPAVQFCHPELIREARQRAAFPQQWHLKKTSVGGQTIDQHANVEAAWPLSDGTGAIIAVIDDGVDLDHQEFRSSAKIVAPRDVTRKTNDPRPGNGDNHGTACAGVACADGNFGASGVAPRARLMPIRFASNLGSQAEADAFVWAAQNGADVISCSWGPPDGDFTNPNDPRHHQVVPLPDSTRLAMDFAIKNGRNGKGCVICFAAGNGNESVNNDGYASYEKVIAVAACNDKGKKAPYSDFGPAVWCAFPSSNVFPSLTPGIWTTDRSGPLGYNFGSASLGDAAGHYTDEFGGTSSSCPGVAGVAALILARNPNLRWDEVKDVIKRSCDRIDTSGGKYDANGHSHLYGYGRVNAKKAVELAVPAQPDTVAIRTVVRDVPIRDLQTARLDLPVADTGSLKKIKVTVDIEHTYIGDLIVSIKPPTATGVSAIRLHNREGGATDNLKKTYDEINAPGLVALKGKSPKGTWTLIVEDKARVDTGKIRSFTLEMTL from the coding sequence ATGTTCTCGTTCCGATATGGTGGCAAGACCGGAAAACGCTACTCCCTCACAACCAGCAACGAGCATCTCGTGGTTCGCACGACCAACCGCGCCCCGGTGCTCGCCGCAAGACCCTTCGAGGTGGCCCCTGTTTCACCGGAGGCCCGCGCCTTGCTCGGCAACTTCGACCTGGCGGCCCGCTTTCGTGAGGCGGGGGTCGATGTTCTTCGCGCGAAGCCGACGCGACGTGCCAAGAGCCTGCGCGACCGCGCCCGCCAAGTCCTGAAGCGCGAGCCCCAGGTCGAATTCGCCGGCCGGGTCCTCGTCGATCCGAAGAGCGGTCGGCCGGTCATTTATACCGAAAACTTCTTCGTCAAGTTCGACGGCGACGAGAGCGCCACCGCCTGCCGGAAGATCATTAAAAAACACCGCCTGGAGATCAAGCGGGTCCTCGAATATGCCCGCAACGCCTATTTCGTCGCCGCCCCCGAAGGGACCGGGCTCAAGATCTTCGACATCGCCGAGGCGCTGTTGAAAGAGCCGGCCGTTCAATTCTGCCATCCCGAGCTGATTCGCGAGGCGCGCCAGCGCGCCGCCTTCCCGCAGCAATGGCATTTGAAGAAGACGAGCGTCGGCGGCCAAACCATCGATCAGCACGCCAATGTCGAAGCGGCCTGGCCGTTGAGCGACGGGACCGGAGCGATCATCGCGGTCATCGACGACGGGGTCGATCTCGATCATCAGGAGTTCCGCTCCTCGGCCAAGATCGTCGCCCCCCGCGACGTGACCCGAAAGACGAACGACCCGCGGCCCGGCAACGGCGACAATCACGGGACCGCCTGCGCCGGGGTGGCGTGCGCAGACGGGAATTTCGGCGCCTCGGGGGTCGCGCCGCGGGCGCGGTTGATGCCGATCCGCTTCGCCTCCAATCTCGGCTCGCAGGCGGAGGCCGACGCCTTCGTCTGGGCGGCGCAGAACGGCGCCGACGTGATCTCGTGCAGCTGGGGGCCGCCCGACGGCGATTTCACCAATCCGAACGATCCGCGCCACCATCAGGTCGTGCCGCTTCCCGACAGCACCCGCCTGGCGATGGATTTCGCAATTAAGAACGGCCGAAACGGAAAGGGGTGCGTCATCTGCTTCGCCGCCGGCAACGGCAACGAGAGCGTCAACAACGACGGCTATGCCAGCTACGAGAAAGTCATCGCCGTCGCCGCCTGCAACGACAAGGGGAAGAAAGCGCCGTATAGCGATTTCGGTCCCGCCGTCTGGTGCGCCTTTCCGAGCAGCAATGTCTTCCCGTCGCTCACCCCCGGCATCTGGACGACCGACCGCTCCGGACCGCTCGGCTACAACTTCGGAAGCGCCAGCCTCGGCGACGCCGCGGGCCACTATACCGACGAATTCGGAGGGACCTCCAGCTCCTGTCCCGGGGTCGCCGGCGTGGCCGCGCTGATCCTCGCGCGCAACCCGAACCTCCGCTGGGACGAGGTGAAGGATGTGATCAAGCGCTCGTGCGATCGGATCGACACTTCCGGCGGGAAGTACGATGCGAACGGCCACAGCCACCTCTACGGCTACGGGCGGGTCAACGCCAAAAAGGCGGTGGAGCTGGCGGTGCCGGCGCAGCCCGACACGGTCGCCATCCGGACGGTGGTGCGCGACGTCCCGATCCGGGATCTGCAGACCGCCCGGCTCGACCTGCCGGTCGCCGACACCGGCTCTTTGAAAAAGATCAAAGTGACGGTCGACATCGAGCACACCTACATCGGCGATCTGATCGTCAGCATCAAACCGCCGACGGCGACCGGCGTCTCCGCCATCCGCCTTCACAACCGGGAGGGGGGCGCGACCGACAATCTCAAGAAGACCTATGACGAGATCAATGCGCCCGGCCTCGTTGCGCTGAAAGGGAAGAGCCCGAAGGGAACCTGGACGCTTATTGTGGAGGACAAGGCCCGCGTCGACACCGGGAAGATCCGGAGCTTTACGCTTGAAATGACGCTTTGA
- a CDS encoding class I SAM-dependent methyltransferase, giving the protein MATPSLEEKRAWAEQFFEKTGASYDQVVDHTTFRIDRLWKKKIISKIPPSSRKILDLACGTGILSFAVAQKFPNAQIVGVDLTEGYLDIARKKAEANRADVTFVHSPAEAFVSDDRFDACVTSYLPKYADLDLLMSNLSRMIAPGGVLVFHDFTYPTNRFLQWTFEAYFKLLPPIGGWRWPEWKETLYELPVVIRKTRWIEELTAAMRREGFEAIQVESLTMQGSALVTAKKQQ; this is encoded by the coding sequence TTGGCCACGCCGAGCCTGGAAGAAAAGCGCGCCTGGGCGGAACAGTTCTTCGAGAAGACCGGGGCGAGTTACGATCAGGTGGTCGATCATACGACCTTCCGGATCGACCGGCTCTGGAAGAAAAAAATCATCTCCAAAATTCCTCCCTCCTCCCGAAAGATCCTCGATCTCGCCTGCGGCACCGGCATTCTCAGCTTCGCCGTCGCCCAAAAATTCCCAAATGCGCAGATCGTCGGGGTCGATCTGACGGAGGGCTATCTCGACATCGCCCGGAAAAAAGCCGAAGCGAACCGCGCCGATGTCACCTTCGTCCACAGCCCCGCCGAAGCGTTCGTCTCCGACGACCGATTCGACGCCTGCGTGACCTCCTACCTTCCCAAATACGCCGACCTCGATCTTCTGATGTCGAATCTCTCCCGAATGATCGCCCCCGGCGGCGTCCTCGTCTTCCACGACTTCACCTACCCGACGAATCGATTCCTGCAATGGACTTTCGAAGCCTACTTCAAACTCCTCCCCCCGATCGGCGGCTGGCGCTGGCCGGAGTGGAAAGAGACCTTGTATGAACTGCCGGTCGTCATCCGAAAAACGCGATGGATTGAAGAGCTGACCGCCGCGATGCGGCGGGAAGGGTTCGAAGCGATTCAAGTTGAATCTTTGACAATGCAGGGATCGGCACTCGTCACCGCAAAGAAGCAACAATAA